A window from Myxocyprinus asiaticus isolate MX2 ecotype Aquarium Trade chromosome 37, UBuf_Myxa_2, whole genome shotgun sequence encodes these proteins:
- the tbce gene encoding tubulin-specific chaperone E: MTSRPVLSASSDDVMMTQDVPEDAVGRRVSCDEERGTVRYVGTVPPTAGLWLGVEWDNPERGKHDGSHEGVRYFTCRHLTGGSFVRPKKASFGVDYLTAVKRRYEVELEEAIGEEFKFCTKTVLMVGFEAVKQKQRVENLTEIALRSCEVSGPGPENEIRKTTPFAQSLDLSGNLLSSWEVLAAITQQLESLQVLQLSYNRLSLSSDPISLRPAFSRLRVLSVKSCALTWSQVLHCAPMWQQLEELYLADNDITELLRPVNVLQTLKVLDLSNNRIVQETALEISHLPRLEKLNLCSTGVSVIQFNDASAGNKTALFPALKSLLLDDNNISEWSVVNELEKLKCLVQLSCRRNPLLQKEKNYETARQLFIARLSQLELLDMRQVLSDERRGAELDYCKMFGLAWLQAGGHSDPEKNHPSTEFTTEHPRYLALIQKYGPPDESELREQKPFALKNQLLTITFVCPDDAERKPIEKKLPGSMIVQKVKGLLHRLLKLPGAELKLAYTCAKMADREIEIDNDLKPLQFYSVEDGDRILVRWS; this comes from the exons ATGACGTCACGTCCGGTCTT ATCTGCATCATCTGATGATGTCATGATGACTCAGGATGTGCCAGAGGACGCTGTGGGCAGACGAGTGAGCTGTGATGAAGAGAGAGGGACAGTACGTTATGTAGGAACGGTTCCTCCCACCGCAG GTTTGTGGTTGGGGGTGGAGTGGGACAATCCAGAGAGAGGGAAACATGATGGAAGCCATGAAGGAGTCCGATACTTCACCTGCAG ACACCTGACGGGCGGCTCGTTTGTTCGTCCCAAAAAGGCCAGTTTCGGCGTGGATTACCTGACTGCTGTAAAACGGCGTTATGAGGTGGAACTGGAAGAGGCTATTGGAGAAGAGTTTAAGTTCTGCACCAAAACAGTCTTGATGGTCGGATTTGAGGCCGTTAAGCAGAAACAGAG GGTGGAGAACCTGACAGAAATCGCTCTGAGGAGTTGTGAGGTGTCTGGTCCGGGCCCGGAGAATGAGATTAGAAAGACCACACCAT TTGCTCAGTCTCTGGATCTTTCTGGAAATTTGTTGAGCTCGTGGGAGGTGCTGGCGGCGATTACACAACAGTTGGAGTCCCTGCAGGTGCTGCAGCTCAG TTACAACAGACTGAGTCTCTCCAGTGACCCCATTAGTTTACGCCCCGCCTTCTCCCGTCTGAGGGTGCTGTCAGTCAAAAGCTGTGCACTCACCTGGTCTCAG GTTCTCCATTGCGCCCCCATGTGGCAGCAGTTAGAAGAGCTTTATCTTGCTGACAATGACATCACAGAATTACTGAG ACCTGTAAACGTGCTACAGACACTAAAAGTTTTGGACTTGTCCAATAATCGGATCGTTCAGGAGACGGCACTAGAAATCTCACATTTACCCAG GTTGGAGAAGTTAAACTTGTGCAGTACGGGTGTATCTGTTATTCAGTTCAATGATGCTTCAGCAG GCAACAAGACGGCACTGTTTCCTGCACTGAAGAGCCTTTTActagatgacaacaacatttcAGAG tggAGTGTAGTGAATGAGTTGGAGAAGTTGAAGTGTTTGGTTCAGCTGTCCTGCAGAAGGAATCCACTGTTACAGAAAGAGAAGAACTATGAGACGGCTCGACAGCTTTTCATCGCTCGGTTGAGTCAGCTGGAACTACTCGACAtgagacag GTTCTGTCAGATGAGAGGAGAGGAGCCGAGCTGGATTactgtaaaatgtttggattggcGTGGCTGCAGGCAGGTGGTCACAGTGACCCGGAGAAAAATCACCCGAGCACAGAGTTTACCACAGAACACCCGAGATACCTCGCCCTCATACAGA agtACGGCCCTCCAGACGAGAGCGAGTTGAGGGAACAGAAGCCGTTTGCATTAAAAAATCAATTATTAA CCATAACGTTTGTTTGTCCAGACGACGCAGAGAGAAAACCCATAGAGAAGAAACTGCCAG GGTCGATGATTGTACAGAAGGTGAAGGGGCTGTTACACCGACTGCTTAAATTACCAGGAGCGGAGTTAAAGCTCGCCTACACCTGCGCGAAG ATGGCCGACAGAGAGATTGAGATTGATAACGATCTAAAGCCGCTGCAGTTTTACTCTGTGGAAGATGGTGACAGAATCCTGGTGCGCTGGTCCTGA
- the rbm34 gene encoding RNA-binding protein 34: MKKKQIVKSTDSRNDGQAGDYTIGQVSGSLFPDKHKSGALSSLFSTSSSANTLVFVPAPKADAKVPPATTDSPHVKNNDKIQKQKTIPKTLSAAEKKLQDRESALQNADDDGQNSTKKVKRKHPDVDDATVEQERPVKHKKNMAEERIKMKRTVFVGNLPPSCTKKILFSLFKQAGTVESVRFRSVVREDPTMSLKVAAIQRKVHPKKPNINAYVVFKEEDGAASALKLNGQEIQGGFHIRVDRVSRQTAHDHKRSIFVGNLPYDIMELPLRQHFEECGNVEAVRLVRDRESGMGKGFGYILFESPDSVMLALKLDGSKLQERKIRVKRSVKKEKEKKTARGRPFGGKPATGSDRRGNRAKGEFKGPQQEGRNKTGRKFMKNAGKNQTSSSFKGEMADPMAKKGKRLKKKFKLKKNKSTVDI, encoded by the exons ATGAAGAAGAAACAGATCGTAAAGAG TACTGACAGCAGAAATGATGGACAGGCTGGAGATTATACGATTGGTCAGGTGTCCGGCAGTCTGTTTCCAGATAAACACAAATCTGGTGCTTTATCGTCTTTATTCTCCACATCATCATCAGCGAATACTTTAGTCTTCGTCCCTGCACCGAAA GCGGACGCTAAAGTCCCGCCAGCAACCACAGATTCCCCTCACGTGAAAAATAATGATAAGATTCAAAAACAGAAGACGATTCCAAAAACATTGTCAGCAGCAGAGAAGAAGCTACAGGACAG AGAAAGTGCTTTACAGAACGCAGATGATGATGGACAGAATAGCACAAAGAAAGTCAAACGCAAACATCCTGATGTTGATGATGCAACAGTGGAACAAGAGCGACCCGTCAAACACAAGAagaacatggcagaggagagaatAAAGATGAAAAGAACCGTGTTTGTGGGAAATCTTCCGCCAAGCTGCACAAAGAAG atTCTTTTTTCCCTGTTCAAGCAGGCGGGAACAGTTGAATCCGTCCGGTTTCGTTCAGTG GTTCGGGAAGATCCAACGATGTCTCTGAAAGTGGCGGCCATCCA GAGGAAGGTCCATCCTAAAAAACCAAATATTAATGCTTATGTCGTCTTCAAAGAGGAAGATGGAGCTGCCAGTGCCCTAAAATT GAACGGGCAGGAAATTCAGGGTGGTTTTCATATCAGAGTAGATCGCGTCTCTCGACAAACAGCA CATGATCATAAAAGGTCCATATTTGTGGGCAATTTACCGTATG ATATTATGGAGCTTCCATTACGGCAGCACTTCGAGGAGTGTGGTAATGTGGAGGCTGTGCGGTTGGTGCGGGACAGAGAGTCTGGGATGGGAAAAGGGTTTGGATACATCCTGTTTGAG AGTCCAGATTCTGTCATGTTGGCTTTGAAACTCGATGGCTCCAAATTACAGGAGCGAAAGATCCGCGTGAAACGATCAGTGAAGAAGGAAAAAGAGAAGAAAACGGCTCGAGGTCGACCTTTTGGAGGGAAACCTGCGACAGGAAGTGACAGAAGAGGAAACAGAGCAAAAGGAGAATTCAAAGGACCACAACAGGAAGGCAGAAATAAGACAGGAAGGAAGTTTATGAAAAACGCGGGCAAGAATCAAACATCATCCTCTTTCAAAGGAGAAATGGCAGATCCAATGGCAAAAAAAGGCAAACGACTGAAAAAgaaatttaaattgaaaaaaaacaaaagcactgTTGACATTTAA